A DNA window from Pontimonas salivibrio contains the following coding sequences:
- a CDS encoding DUF3093 domain-containing protein, whose translation MHLFHERLTPAWWLVLALFLAVPTSVLIFLPLNLALGFVVGVAIWFGLVGLLWWGAPTVRLDEDFLYAGRAHIERRFITRCEPIDAQGARAAKGIDLDARAFLVMRPWITPVVRVHLNDPRDPTPYWLISTRRPEQLSDLLSRHD comes from the coding sequence GTGCACCTGTTTCATGAACGGTTGACCCCTGCGTGGTGGCTCGTTCTGGCGTTGTTTCTTGCCGTTCCCACCAGCGTGTTGATCTTCCTGCCGTTGAATCTCGCTCTGGGCTTTGTCGTCGGAGTAGCGATCTGGTTCGGGCTTGTCGGCTTGCTGTGGTGGGGTGCCCCGACAGTCCGTCTCGACGAAGATTTTCTCTACGCGGGCCGTGCCCATATTGAACGGCGATTTATTACCCGCTGCGAACCCATTGACGCTCAAGGTGCACGGGCCGCGAAAGGTATCGACTTAGATGCGAGAGCATTTCTTGTGATGCGCCCGTGGATCACTCCGGTGGTCCGCGTTCACTTAAACGACCCCCGTGACCCCACCCCGTATTGGCTGATTTCCACAAGACGCCCGGAACAACTCTCCGACCTCCTAAGCCGCCACGACTAA
- a CDS encoding DNA gyrase/topoisomerase IV subunit A, which yields MTPPPSPPAPTGRDHEPDDRIVDIDLSDEMSDSFLEYAYSVIYQRALPDARDGLKPVQRRILYQMAQMGLLPERGHVKSARVVGEVMGKLHPHGDSAIYDALVRLAQPFTMRVPFVDGHGNFGSPDDGPAAARYTEARLREEAVQMVGEIDEDVVDFVPNYDNQLTQPSVLPAAIPALLVNGASGIAVGMATNMAPHNLGEVINAARHLIDHPDASTEELMGFVPGPDLPGGGIIVGTEGIAEAYQVGRGSFKTRARVSIEQVGPRSQGLVVTELPYLVGPERVIEKIKDGVINKKIQGISDVNDLTDRQHGLRLVITVKSGFDPQLVLQALYRLTPLEESFSINNVALVEGQPRTMGLRELLQVYIDHRISVTTRRSTFRLGKKRDRLHLVEGLLIAIVDIDEVIHVIRSSDDSAAAKATLQSVFDLTEIQAEYILELRLRRLTKFSRIELETERDELVADIEALEALLADPQAIRDLVGHELGETSRRFDSPRRTEIRSAEDEPVPTPKATRTPTSLERQDAPCVLILTATGLAARIDGDEFTTPRARLSHDALLAQWRTSTRSPVGVVLSDGQVITVEPGEFPALSAEKITPKDGVDLAGFVGADKGVRVLGAFPLGEKAPVIALGTRQGVVKRVELAALPQKTSQHLISLKPDDQVVGVGMVADEDWLCFITDDAQLLRFPAQAVRPQGPSAGGMTGISLSEGHEVISFHTAYSEDAQVVTISSSSSALSGVGPGRAKVTALQAFPPKGRATKGVRAHAFLKGEDILTSAAVAMKPLALSAGGRAVELPEPTDKRDGSGSVLPATVGHVGNAPGLD from the coding sequence ATGACTCCTCCCCCCTCTCCCCCGGCTCCCACCGGCAGGGACCATGAACCCGATGACCGGATCGTTGATATTGACCTCTCTGACGAGATGTCGGACTCGTTTTTGGAATACGCCTATTCGGTGATTTACCAGCGCGCACTGCCGGATGCCCGCGACGGCCTGAAACCTGTGCAGAGGCGCATCCTCTACCAAATGGCTCAAATGGGGCTGCTTCCCGAACGCGGGCACGTCAAATCCGCTCGAGTTGTCGGCGAAGTGATGGGAAAGCTCCACCCTCACGGTGATAGTGCCATCTATGACGCGCTTGTCCGCTTGGCTCAGCCTTTCACCATGCGGGTGCCTTTTGTGGACGGTCACGGGAACTTCGGATCCCCCGATGACGGGCCGGCGGCGGCGCGGTACACCGAAGCTCGGCTGCGCGAAGAAGCCGTTCAAATGGTGGGCGAAATCGATGAAGATGTTGTGGATTTTGTTCCCAACTACGACAACCAGCTGACCCAACCGTCCGTACTACCCGCCGCTATTCCCGCGCTGTTAGTCAATGGCGCAAGCGGTATCGCCGTGGGAATGGCGACAAATATGGCTCCGCACAACCTCGGAGAGGTGATTAACGCGGCCCGCCACCTCATCGACCACCCCGACGCCAGCACCGAAGAGCTGATGGGGTTTGTGCCCGGACCTGACCTGCCGGGTGGCGGGATCATTGTGGGCACCGAAGGAATTGCTGAGGCCTATCAGGTCGGACGCGGGAGCTTCAAAACGAGGGCCCGGGTGTCCATCGAACAGGTAGGCCCGAGAAGTCAAGGGCTGGTGGTAACCGAACTTCCCTACCTCGTGGGGCCCGAACGGGTCATTGAGAAAATCAAAGACGGCGTCATTAATAAAAAGATCCAGGGCATCAGCGACGTCAACGATCTCACCGACCGGCAACACGGTTTACGTTTGGTCATCACCGTGAAATCGGGTTTTGACCCACAGCTTGTTCTCCAGGCTCTCTACCGACTCACTCCTCTCGAGGAGAGTTTCTCGATCAATAACGTCGCGCTTGTCGAGGGGCAACCTCGCACGATGGGCTTACGTGAGCTCCTCCAGGTGTACATCGACCACAGAATTTCGGTGACCACCAGGCGCAGCACGTTCCGTTTAGGCAAGAAACGTGACCGACTACACCTCGTCGAGGGTCTCCTAATCGCCATCGTTGACATTGACGAAGTGATTCATGTCATCCGATCGTCAGATGATTCCGCTGCCGCAAAAGCCACCCTGCAAAGTGTGTTCGATCTCACCGAAATCCAAGCCGAATACATTCTTGAGTTGCGTCTTCGCCGGTTGACCAAATTTTCGCGAATCGAATTGGAAACTGAACGAGACGAACTTGTCGCCGACATTGAGGCCCTTGAAGCACTACTGGCCGACCCTCAAGCAATTCGTGACCTGGTGGGCCACGAATTGGGCGAAACATCGAGGCGCTTTGATTCCCCGCGACGCACCGAGATCAGGTCCGCGGAAGATGAACCCGTCCCCACTCCCAAAGCCACTCGCACCCCAACATCTCTGGAGCGCCAAGACGCCCCCTGCGTGCTAATCCTCACGGCAACCGGGTTAGCAGCACGAATAGATGGAGATGAGTTCACTACCCCACGGGCTCGTTTAAGCCACGATGCTCTGCTGGCGCAGTGGCGCACTTCCACACGAAGCCCCGTCGGTGTGGTCCTCTCAGACGGCCAAGTCATCACCGTTGAGCCCGGAGAGTTCCCCGCCCTCAGTGCGGAGAAAATCACACCGAAAGACGGTGTGGATCTCGCGGGGTTCGTCGGTGCGGACAAGGGTGTTCGGGTGTTGGGCGCTTTCCCGTTGGGTGAAAAAGCCCCGGTGATCGCCTTAGGCACCCGCCAGGGCGTAGTGAAACGGGTTGAACTGGCTGCACTCCCCCAGAAAACCTCGCAACACCTCATTTCCCTGAAACCCGACGATCAGGTCGTGGGGGTGGGTATGGTCGCCGATGAAGATTGGTTGTGTTTCATCACCGATGACGCGCAACTGCTTCGTTTCCCGGCCCAAGCGGTCCGCCCTCAGGGGCCAAGTGCTGGCGGCATGACAGGGATCAGCCTGTCAGAGGGCCACGAGGTGATTTCTTTCCACACGGCCTACAGCGAAGACGCTCAGGTTGTGACAATCTCCTCAAGCTCCTCGGCTCTGAGCGGTGTCGGGCCGGGGCGAGCAAAAGTCACTGCCCTCCAGGCCTTCCCGCCGAAGGGGCGGGCCACCAAAGGGGTGCGCGCGCACGCGTTTTTGAAGGGCGAAGACATCCTCACCAGTGCGGCAGTTGCGATGAAACCCTTGGCTCTGAGCGCCGGTGGGCGTGCCGTGGAATTACCGGAACCCACAGACAAACGCGACGGTTCTGGTTCCGTTCTTCCCGCCACGGTGGGTCATGTTGGCAATGCTCCCGGGTTGGATTAG
- the dut gene encoding dUTP diphosphatase encodes MDQKNSVEILVVGQPPRYAHPGDAGMDLVSRIECELPPLARQLVPTGLSIALPAGYLGWVTPRSGLAIRHGISMVNAPGIIDAGFRGEIQVVLWNTDATTPFVVRAGDRIAQLVITQHSVARMLEVDSLPGSHRGDGGFGSTGVAGKAGE; translated from the coding sequence GTGGACCAGAAAAATAGTGTCGAGATTCTCGTCGTGGGGCAGCCACCCCGCTATGCGCATCCCGGTGATGCAGGAATGGACCTTGTTTCCCGTATCGAGTGTGAACTGCCGCCGCTGGCGAGACAGCTGGTGCCCACCGGCCTGTCGATCGCTCTGCCTGCAGGTTACTTAGGGTGGGTGACGCCGCGCAGTGGGTTGGCAATTCGCCACGGAATTTCCATGGTCAACGCACCCGGAATTATCGACGCGGGCTTCCGCGGAGAAATCCAGGTCGTGTTGTGGAACACTGATGCCACAACCCCGTTTGTGGTTCGCGCCGGTGACCGTATTGCCCAGTTAGTGATTACCCAGCACAGTGTGGCGCGAATGCTAGAGGTCGACTCTCTTCCCGGTTCGCATCGGGGTGACGGAGGGTTTGGCTCCACTGGCGTTGCGGGCAAGGCAGGAGAGTAA
- the sepH gene encoding septation protein SepH has product MRTLQVIGVEEDRLIVVSDSGERFIIPVDEALHNALRKPSMSRPAQASKVSPREIQAHIRRGLSSQQVADLTGETLDYVTLFEGPVVAEREYIAQQAQAIQIEHPLGDRDRHVSFGESVRQRLGDLGAHDATWSAWKEETGWRVEVRFTENTVEHQAMWSFEPRKQLLVPLNDDATTLSQPEPIQGPLIPRLRPVVATDDSPAGERFDSEIFDNMPLSDTGPLLEPVAYGKTSALSGQPTPHDSDDADSPASNETADLLEALRRRRGEREPAPEGEDLSRSNHPSTGSIRLVPDEDAEPEVHASEKTASIHFFPGTGEVPREEPAHNVSASPEGSEEGPDAEAPQKPRPKRGRPNMPSWDDIVFGTKPGDDPA; this is encoded by the coding sequence ATGCGCACCCTACAAGTCATCGGAGTAGAGGAAGACCGACTCATCGTGGTGTCCGATTCGGGTGAGCGGTTCATTATTCCCGTCGACGAAGCTCTTCACAACGCCCTTCGCAAACCATCGATGTCCCGCCCGGCACAGGCAAGCAAAGTGTCTCCCAGGGAAATCCAAGCCCACATTCGCAGGGGTCTGAGCTCCCAGCAGGTCGCCGATTTAACAGGCGAAACGCTTGATTACGTGACCCTATTTGAGGGCCCAGTTGTCGCTGAGCGCGAGTACATTGCCCAGCAAGCTCAGGCCATCCAAATCGAACACCCCTTGGGTGATCGCGACAGGCACGTCAGTTTTGGTGAGTCTGTCCGGCAACGACTCGGAGATTTGGGCGCACACGACGCCACATGGTCAGCCTGGAAGGAAGAAACGGGTTGGCGAGTTGAAGTGCGCTTCACCGAAAACACAGTCGAGCATCAGGCGATGTGGTCATTTGAACCGCGCAAACAACTGCTTGTGCCCCTGAACGACGACGCCACCACGCTGTCTCAACCCGAACCCATTCAGGGACCATTGATTCCAAGACTTCGGCCGGTCGTCGCCACCGACGATAGCCCCGCCGGAGAACGCTTCGATTCCGAAATTTTTGACAACATGCCACTATCGGACACTGGGCCCCTGTTGGAGCCCGTGGCATACGGAAAAACCTCGGCACTGTCAGGCCAGCCGACACCACACGACTCCGACGACGCTGATTCCCCCGCGAGTAATGAAACAGCAGACCTTCTGGAAGCACTTCGGCGTCGACGAGGAGAGCGGGAACCGGCGCCTGAGGGTGAAGACCTTTCTCGCAGTAACCACCCGTCGACCGGAAGCATTCGGCTCGTTCCTGACGAGGACGCCGAACCAGAGGTACACGCCAGTGAAAAAACGGCCTCGATCCATTTCTTCCCCGGGACCGGTGAAGTGCCCCGAGAAGAGCCAGCACACAACGTTTCGGCTTCCCCTGAAGGCTCCGAAGAAGGCCCGGACGCAGAGGCACCACAAAAACCAAGGCCTAAACGCGGACGACCCAACATGCCCAGCTGGGATGACATCGTCTTTGGCACCAAACCTGGTGACGACCCTGCCTAA
- a CDS encoding alkaline phosphatase family protein, whose translation MAPMLPGHREPTRSLADVSEELVGGLADNLVDHSLRASKVTFVVIDGLGAQLIEQHSGHARVLHRALVEHGEVISSGLPSTTAAALASITTGRHSGEHGLLGYCVRDPESKALVNHLKPYPAGVTSRNWQPTPTHFERLGERGVVSLAVGEERFVGTDFSESILRGAEFVASHTLDGHLQAYRSFWDQYDQGFAYLYWPGLDRVGHQRGVDSVGWRDSLEAIDSFIATLWSMVAPDEQVVVLADHGMVDVRGADQWILPAEHPVRSGIAAWAGEPRCAHLYLHDPAEASVIGRELQTELVSRASVLTHEEVMSQDIFGPVPAAHAGRIGDLVLFAEGNSALYDEATLSLQSLQMVGQHGSWSAAEVRVPAITLPSQRG comes from the coding sequence ATGGCGCCTATGTTACCGGGGCATCGAGAGCCAACGCGGAGCCTGGCCGATGTCTCTGAAGAACTCGTCGGAGGACTCGCTGACAACCTGGTCGATCATTCACTGCGGGCATCAAAAGTCACTTTTGTCGTCATTGACGGTCTCGGGGCACAACTCATCGAGCAGCATTCTGGGCACGCCCGGGTGCTTCACAGAGCGTTGGTGGAACACGGCGAGGTGATTTCGTCTGGCTTGCCCTCCACTACGGCGGCAGCGCTTGCCAGCATCACGACGGGTCGGCACTCCGGTGAGCACGGACTGCTCGGCTACTGCGTGCGTGACCCGGAATCCAAGGCGTTGGTGAACCACCTGAAGCCCTACCCGGCGGGGGTGACCTCGCGCAACTGGCAACCGACCCCCACCCATTTCGAACGCCTAGGTGAGCGCGGTGTGGTCTCGTTGGCGGTGGGGGAAGAACGGTTTGTCGGAACCGACTTTAGTGAGTCGATTTTGCGGGGGGCCGAGTTTGTGGCCTCGCATACTCTGGACGGGCACCTTCAGGCCTATCGATCCTTTTGGGATCAATACGACCAAGGCTTCGCCTACCTTTACTGGCCCGGATTGGATCGGGTCGGCCATCAGCGGGGAGTGGACAGCGTCGGGTGGCGGGATTCCCTGGAGGCCATCGATTCGTTTATCGCCACACTGTGGTCCATGGTCGCCCCTGATGAGCAGGTTGTGGTCTTAGCCGACCACGGAATGGTTGACGTGAGAGGGGCAGATCAGTGGATCTTGCCTGCGGAGCATCCCGTGCGCTCGGGTATCGCGGCCTGGGCGGGCGAGCCTCGATGTGCTCACCTGTATCTTCACGACCCTGCAGAAGCGTCGGTAATTGGGCGCGAACTTCAAACCGAACTAGTGTCACGCGCGAGTGTTCTCACCCACGAAGAGGTGATGTCACAAGACATTTTTGGCCCAGTCCCCGCGGCACACGCGGGACGGATCGGTGACCTTGTTCTTTTTGCCGAAGGCAATAGTGCCCTCTACGACGAGGCGACATTGAGCCTGCAGTCTCTTCAAATGGTCGGCCAACACGGTTCCTGGAGTGCCGCCGAAGTGCGTGTGCCCGCTATTACCTTGCCCAGTCAGCGGGGTTAG
- a CDS encoding DUF4193 domain-containing protein, whose product MATDYDAPRKGEEETESIQALQERVPDSLSGSVDADDADNPGSVELAGQDLANIELDVVVLPPQEDEFTCVECFLVKHRSQRDHDTKLGPVCRECSS is encoded by the coding sequence ATGGCCACGGACTACGACGCACCGCGCAAGGGAGAAGAGGAAACTGAATCTATTCAGGCCCTCCAAGAGCGTGTACCTGATTCGCTAAGCGGTTCGGTTGACGCCGATGATGCTGATAACCCGGGCAGTGTGGAACTCGCGGGTCAAGACCTCGCCAACATCGAGCTCGATGTCGTGGTGCTCCCACCCCAAGAAGACGAATTTACGTGCGTCGAATGCTTCCTTGTGAAACACCGCTCGCAACGGGACCACGACACCAAACTCGGTCCAGTGTGTCGCGAATGCTCCTCCTAG
- the acnA gene encoding aconitate hydratase AcnA: protein MASLNSLGARDTLTVGGVDYEIYRIDAVEGAANLPFSLKVLVENLLRTEDGANITADQIRSLGSWDAAAEPSKEIQYTPARVVLQDFTGVPCIVDLATMREAIVDLGGDPNKVNPLSPAELVIDHSVIADLFGSEDALERNVDIEYERNAERYQFLRWGQTAFENFKVVPPGTGIVHQVNIEHLAKVVYSREVDGTLQAFPDTCVGTDSHTTMVNGLGVLGWGVGGIEAEAAMLGQPVSMLIPRVVGFKLTGSIPTGVTATDVVLTITQMLRQHGVVGKFVEFYGAGVSEVPLANRATIGNMSPEFGSTAAMFPVDRVTLDYLALTGRDSAQIDLVEAYAKAQGLWHDAEREPVFSEYLELDLGTVVPSIAGPRRPQDRIEVSRAKEQFAHDLPDYVKPGHTGDRVPVSVKGDAFDLENGAVTIAAITSCTNTSNPSVMLAAGLLARNARQKGLKSKPWVKTTLAPGSKVVTDYYEKAGLMDDLENLGFYLVGYGCTTCIGNSGPLDEEISEAINDHDLAVTAVLSGNRNFEGRINPDVKMNYLASPPLVIAYALAGTMNFDFDNEPLGTDSSGSPIYLKDIWPSAQEVQETIDSSIDTGMFDKEYASVFEGDERWRSLPTPTGDTFDWDAESTYVRKPPYFDGMEAQPKAVTDIADARVLALLGDSVTTDHISPAGSIRADSPAGHYLQSHGIDRLNFNSYGSRRGNHEVMIRGTFANIRLKNLLLDGVEGGYTRDFTTAEGEQSFIFDAAEAYQKENTALVVLAGKEYGSGSSRDWAAKGTSLLGVKAVIAESFERIHRSNLIGMGVIPLQFPAGQNAESLGLDGTEVFDIVGIESLNEGSTPATVSVTATPSAHSAPGRTPVQFDAIVRIDTPGEADYYRNGGILPYVLRQLV, encoded by the coding sequence ATGGCGAGCCTGAACAGCTTGGGCGCACGAGACACGCTGACGGTCGGAGGAGTCGATTACGAGATTTACCGCATCGACGCCGTCGAGGGGGCGGCGAACCTGCCGTTTAGTTTGAAAGTACTCGTTGAAAACCTTCTACGCACCGAAGACGGCGCCAACATCACCGCCGATCAAATCCGCTCGCTGGGTAGTTGGGATGCGGCAGCCGAGCCGTCAAAAGAAATCCAATACACACCAGCTCGGGTTGTTCTTCAGGACTTCACCGGTGTGCCCTGCATCGTGGACCTCGCGACCATGCGTGAAGCAATTGTTGACCTGGGTGGCGACCCCAACAAAGTCAACCCCCTGTCACCGGCTGAGCTGGTCATCGACCACTCCGTCATTGCTGACCTGTTTGGTAGTGAGGATGCCCTAGAGCGAAACGTCGACATCGAATACGAACGAAACGCTGAGCGCTACCAGTTCCTACGTTGGGGTCAAACGGCTTTTGAAAACTTCAAAGTGGTGCCTCCGGGTACCGGAATTGTGCACCAGGTCAACATCGAACACCTCGCCAAGGTGGTCTATTCGCGTGAGGTAGACGGAACACTCCAAGCCTTCCCAGACACCTGCGTTGGCACCGACTCCCACACCACAATGGTCAACGGCCTCGGCGTATTAGGTTGGGGTGTCGGTGGCATCGAAGCGGAGGCGGCCATGCTCGGCCAGCCGGTCTCTATGCTGATTCCGCGGGTAGTGGGTTTCAAACTCACCGGCTCCATTCCCACTGGAGTGACAGCAACCGATGTGGTCTTGACCATTACTCAGATGCTTCGCCAGCACGGAGTGGTCGGCAAATTTGTGGAGTTTTACGGTGCCGGTGTCTCCGAAGTTCCCCTCGCGAACCGAGCGACCATCGGGAACATGAGCCCCGAGTTTGGCTCCACAGCCGCAATGTTCCCCGTAGACCGGGTGACCCTGGACTACCTGGCGCTCACGGGACGAGACTCCGCACAAATCGACCTCGTCGAAGCGTATGCAAAAGCCCAAGGCCTGTGGCACGACGCTGAGCGCGAACCGGTTTTCAGCGAGTATCTCGAGCTTGACCTTGGAACTGTCGTGCCAAGCATTGCTGGGCCGAGGCGACCTCAAGATCGCATCGAAGTATCCCGTGCGAAAGAGCAATTTGCTCACGACCTTCCCGACTACGTGAAGCCGGGACACACTGGCGATCGTGTGCCGGTGAGCGTAAAAGGCGATGCGTTCGACTTGGAAAATGGTGCCGTCACCATTGCGGCAATCACTTCGTGCACCAACACATCAAACCCCTCGGTGATGCTGGCTGCTGGCCTACTGGCCAGAAATGCACGCCAAAAGGGTCTCAAATCGAAGCCGTGGGTGAAAACGACCCTCGCACCGGGTTCAAAAGTCGTCACCGACTACTACGAAAAAGCCGGGCTCATGGATGATTTGGAAAACCTCGGTTTTTACCTCGTCGGGTACGGTTGCACCACGTGTATCGGAAACTCTGGACCTCTCGATGAGGAAATATCCGAAGCGATCAACGACCACGACCTCGCGGTGACAGCGGTGCTCTCGGGTAACCGAAACTTTGAGGGGCGCATCAACCCGGACGTCAAAATGAACTATTTGGCTAGCCCGCCCCTAGTAATCGCCTACGCACTAGCGGGCACTATGAACTTTGACTTCGACAACGAGCCTTTGGGTACCGACTCGTCGGGGTCGCCCATTTACTTGAAGGACATTTGGCCAAGTGCCCAAGAGGTTCAAGAAACCATCGATAGTTCAATCGACACCGGAATGTTTGATAAGGAATATGCTTCCGTGTTCGAAGGCGATGAGCGTTGGCGTTCGCTGCCGACACCGACCGGTGACACCTTTGACTGGGATGCTGAATCCACTTACGTGAGAAAACCCCCCTACTTCGACGGCATGGAGGCCCAGCCGAAGGCTGTGACCGACATTGCTGACGCACGGGTGTTGGCTTTGTTGGGTGACTCGGTCACGACCGACCACATTTCGCCTGCCGGTTCGATCCGTGCAGACAGTCCTGCAGGCCACTACCTGCAAAGCCACGGCATTGATCGGTTGAACTTCAACTCCTACGGTTCGCGTCGGGGTAACCACGAGGTGATGATTCGAGGGACCTTCGCCAACATTCGCCTGAAGAACCTTCTACTCGACGGCGTTGAAGGCGGATACACCAGAGACTTCACCACCGCAGAGGGCGAACAGAGTTTTATCTTTGACGCGGCCGAGGCCTACCAAAAGGAGAACACTGCACTGGTGGTGTTAGCCGGAAAAGAATACGGTTCCGGCTCCTCACGTGACTGGGCAGCCAAAGGCACCAGCTTGCTGGGCGTGAAAGCGGTCATTGCGGAGAGTTTTGAGCGCATTCACCGCTCCAACCTCATCGGCATGGGTGTCATTCCTCTGCAGTTCCCGGCTGGGCAGAACGCGGAATCTTTGGGTCTAGATGGCACCGAAGTGTTCGACATCGTAGGGATTGAGTCACTCAATGAAGGCTCAACACCCGCGACAGTGAGTGTGACGGCGACCCCCAGTGCGCACTCGGCACCAGGGCGCACACCGGTTCAGTTTGATGCGATTGTCCGCATCGACACCCCTGGCGAGGCGGACTACTACCGAAACGGCGGAATTCTTCCCTACGTCCTGCGTCAACTGGTCTAA
- a CDS encoding DUF3710 domain-containing protein, with protein MTDISTTLDSDDFDYPKSAPADRSARGPLDDQEAGSVKPAIDLGALRVEPRRGLQMRLEVEKNTNRVVAVTLEYQGSSVQVQPFAAPRSSGLWLGIREQIAGQVAKQGGKVENRDGQFGPELLANVPVQSAQGYSTRTVRFIGVDGPRWFLRGVISGPAASDPVAAETIHEIFRGIVVVRGNTPMPPRELLGLRAPESSAGTTGGVPPAAPGGAQAS; from the coding sequence GTGACTGATATTTCCACCACACTCGATAGTGATGACTTTGACTACCCGAAGTCGGCCCCGGCGGATCGTTCGGCGCGTGGCCCCTTAGACGACCAAGAGGCCGGCAGCGTAAAGCCCGCCATCGATTTGGGCGCTTTGCGGGTTGAGCCGCGTCGCGGGTTGCAGATGCGTTTAGAGGTCGAGAAAAACACGAACCGTGTGGTGGCGGTGACCCTGGAATATCAGGGCTCTAGCGTGCAGGTCCAACCTTTTGCCGCCCCTCGGTCCAGCGGTTTATGGTTGGGGATCCGGGAGCAAATTGCGGGTCAAGTGGCCAAACAGGGCGGCAAGGTGGAGAACAGGGATGGCCAGTTTGGCCCTGAACTTCTGGCCAATGTGCCTGTCCAGTCGGCCCAGGGATATTCCACACGGACCGTGAGATTTATTGGTGTCGACGGACCCCGCTGGTTTCTGAGGGGGGTAATCAGTGGTCCGGCCGCATCAGATCCGGTTGCTGCTGAGACGATTCACGAAATTTTTCGGGGAATTGTTGTTGTCCGCGGAAACACCCCAATGCCCCCCCGAGAATTGTTGGGACTTCGAGCACCAGAATCATCCGCCGGTACTACTGGTGGTGTGCCCCCAGCTGCGCCTGGGGGAGCACAAGCCTCGTGA
- a CDS encoding DUF3159 domain-containing protein translates to MSNPEPSGLSDAFRSGLERSPFASIEPGATPTGRDVWAALGGKRGVIESLLPGLVFLVVYTLTQSLWWSVLTPLAASVGFILARLIQKSPIQPALIGLVGVALSAFVAIVSGRPENNFVLGLWVNAISLGVILGSFLFRRPIIGVIAGILVGDDQWHQHRARFAMASVATLLWAGMFGLRLLVQVPLYWAGEPAVQALATAKLVMGVPLYGLTLWLTWLLLRSVYRPQTDTPE, encoded by the coding sequence GTGAGTAACCCGGAGCCCAGCGGCCTGAGCGATGCCTTTCGCTCCGGTCTGGAGCGCTCACCGTTCGCCTCAATAGAGCCTGGGGCAACACCGACGGGGAGAGACGTCTGGGCGGCGTTGGGAGGAAAGCGCGGCGTGATTGAGTCGCTGCTTCCCGGATTGGTCTTCTTAGTGGTCTATACGCTCACTCAGTCGTTGTGGTGGTCGGTGTTGACTCCTCTCGCGGCTTCTGTGGGTTTCATTCTCGCCAGACTGATCCAGAAAAGCCCCATCCAGCCGGCTTTGATTGGTCTGGTCGGTGTGGCCCTGTCGGCTTTTGTGGCCATTGTCTCGGGGCGACCAGAGAACAATTTCGTGTTGGGCCTGTGGGTGAACGCTATTTCGCTGGGTGTGATCCTGGGTTCGTTTCTGTTTAGGCGCCCCATCATCGGGGTCATTGCGGGAATTCTCGTGGGGGACGATCAGTGGCACCAACATCGCGCCCGGTTTGCGATGGCCTCGGTGGCGACACTGTTGTGGGCGGGAATGTTTGGGCTGCGGTTGCTGGTCCAAGTGCCTCTTTATTGGGCTGGAGAACCCGCTGTTCAAGCACTTGCCACAGCGAAACTGGTGATGGGAGTGCCCCTGTACGGGTTGACCTTGTGGTTGACATGGTTGTTGTTGCGCTCGGTGTACCGACCTCAAACGGACACTCCCGAGTGA